AAAGACCGCGAAAAGGTCAAGCCGGATCTTCTTGCCATCATGGATGAGGAAGATGAGTTCTATAACATATTCACTACGCAAACGCCTGCCGTATCAGGTACCGACGGCCCCTATGAGTTAGGTACGAAATTCAAGGCCACCCAGCTTGGGCAGATCACGCAGATCCGTTATTACAAGACCAGCGGAGAAACCGGTACCCACACCGGGCGCATATGGTCTGCTGCAGGCACAGTGCTGGCCAGTGTAACCTTTACGGGAGAAACAGCTTCAGGCTGGCAAACTGCAACGCTGAGCACACCCTATGAAACTACGGTGAACACAGTGTATGTAGTAACAGTTAACTCCAACACGGAATATGGCGCTACCAGCAATGGGTTGGAAAACGTTGTGACCAATGGACCATTAAGTACGATTGTTGGCGCCAATGGTGTTTTTGGCACAACCTTAGGAGCGTTTCCTACCGGCACATATCATAGCACCAATTACTTCCGTGATGTTACTTTTGAAGTACTCCCGGATATCAGCGCTCCAACTACTCCAGATTCTGTTACCGTTACTGAAAATTATGCCTATGGTCTTGATCTGAGCTGGAAACCTTCTACGGATAACGTTATTGTTACCGGGTACAATGTGTACAACGACACGGTATTACTCGCTTCCGTTTACGGTACCTGGGCTAATATCTATGGATTGACCCCGTCCACTCCCTATAGTATCAAAGTAAGAGCCAGAGATGCGGCAGGTAACCTTTCTGTTGCAAGTACTGCGATCAACATTACTTCAGGATCAACCAGCAGCGGTTTGCGCGGCTGGCAGATCGATTCTACCAATGCAGGATTAACGGGTAAGGGTATAGATAAGGGAACGCTTCCACTGTATACCGGCGGGCGTATACCAAGAGGTTCAACCATCAGCATGAAGAAAATAGTAGACCTGGATGTGAGTGAGGGTAATATTATTATTGACAGATGCTGGATCGTTTCTACAGCCAGTAATGGATGGCCTGTTGGTTCAACGGAGGGTGCAGTGCTGATCAAAGATTCGCATATTGAAGGATCTGGTGGTCTTGGCAGCTATGCTGCACATCCGCAGCAAACGCCACTGGATAAAGACGTGACCTTTTTAAGAGTAGTAGTATCGATCCAGGGAGGCGGATTTTCATTTGGCGGCGCTTCCATTGTGAGAAATTGTTTAATTAATAATCTGCCGGGGGATGGTGGAGATCCCAGCGGAGAAGGCAATCACGTTGACGGAGGTACAAGGCGTATTGGAACTGCTCAATTGAATGTAATAGACAGCCACATTGATGTGCGTAGTGCCGGCAACAACGCTACCGGTGCATTCATGATTCAACCAACGTATGGTTTTATTGACAATATCCTGTTGCGTGGTAACCTTTTTGGCGGCGGTGGATATGTTATATCCGCAGGAAACTATACGCCTGAGGGAGGCCCTACCCGCTATTATGGTGATCACATTTATATAGATAACAACAGGTTCTATTCCGGGCCGGCATATGGATACATTTCAACGCAGGGCGCTGCATTGGGTGGATGGACAAATAACTACGTAAATAATTCGGCAAATACAGATAATAAGGGAACAGTTATCACTTATCCATAAACGATCTGATCATTTCATTAACAAAAAGAGACAGCCCACCTGGCTGTCTCTTTTTGTTAATGATTTAATATAATGCCGGAAAGTTTGTGAAACATTTATTACTTTTAAGTTAAGACCAGCGCCAGTTCCACAGGATATGCCTCATGTTCTAAATAATGAAAGTGAATTGTTACGCATGCTCGCTTCCGGCGATCAGCATGCATACAAGGCTATATTTGAACATTACTGGGACCCTGTTTACTCCACAGCATTATTGCTCACCAAATCTCCTGATCTTGCCGAAGATATAGCGCAGGATATATTCACCATGGTTTGGGAAAAACGTTCCGGCATGGCTGCGGTGGGGAAGTTTGAAGGTTTCCTGTTTGTAGCAGCACGGAATATGATCTATACCCGTCTTCGTAAACTGGCTTCAGGAGATGCATACAGGCAGCATATATTGAATTGTTTCCGGGAGCAGGATGAAACATGGGCTAATGGCAGAGCAGAGTTTAAAGAACTGGAGTCTACCATCCTGGAGGCCATACAGCAATTACCTCCCCAGCAGCAGAAAGCCTTTAAATTAAGCCGCTTCGAGGGTATGCGGCATGAAGATATTGCTATAACAATGGGGGTTTCCCGGATCACCATTAAAAGTTATATCGTGCAGGCCATTGCCACGCTCCGCAAAACTTTGGCCAACCATCCTTCCGGTGCCCTTATTACCTACTGGGTTTTCTTTTTCCTCGAAACCTGGGATTAAGTTCGTTTACTGCTCAGCCAGATACCTGCCAAAACTAATATGCCAC
This DNA window, taken from Chitinophaga niabensis, encodes the following:
- a CDS encoding RNA polymerase sigma factor codes for the protein MPHVLNNESELLRMLASGDQHAYKAIFEHYWDPVYSTALLLTKSPDLAEDIAQDIFTMVWEKRSGMAAVGKFEGFLFVAARNMIYTRLRKLASGDAYRQHILNCFREQDETWANGRAEFKELESTILEAIQQLPPQQQKAFKLSRFEGMRHEDIAITMGVSRITIKSYIVQAIATLRKTLANHPSGALITYWVFFFLETWD
- a CDS encoding DUF4082 domain-containing protein; the protein is MRVLFLFLLAGCLTTSCTKLKDREKVKPDLLAIMDEEDEFYNIFTTQTPAVSGTDGPYELGTKFKATQLGQITQIRYYKTSGETGTHTGRIWSAAGTVLASVTFTGETASGWQTATLSTPYETTVNTVYVVTVNSNTEYGATSNGLENVVTNGPLSTIVGANGVFGTTLGAFPTGTYHSTNYFRDVTFEVLPDISAPTTPDSVTVTENYAYGLDLSWKPSTDNVIVTGYNVYNDTVLLASVYGTWANIYGLTPSTPYSIKVRARDAAGNLSVASTAINITSGSTSSGLRGWQIDSTNAGLTGKGIDKGTLPLYTGGRIPRGSTISMKKIVDLDVSEGNIIIDRCWIVSTASNGWPVGSTEGAVLIKDSHIEGSGGLGSYAAHPQQTPLDKDVTFLRVVVSIQGGGFSFGGASIVRNCLINNLPGDGGDPSGEGNHVDGGTRRIGTAQLNVIDSHIDVRSAGNNATGAFMIQPTYGFIDNILLRGNLFGGGGYVISAGNYTPEGGPTRYYGDHIYIDNNRFYSGPAYGYISTQGAALGGWTNNYVNNSANTDNKGTVITYP